The following coding sequences lie in one Prionailurus viverrinus isolate Anna chromosome X, UM_Priviv_1.0, whole genome shotgun sequence genomic window:
- the ZBTB33 gene encoding transcriptional regulator Kaiso, with protein MESRKLISATDIQYSGSLLNSLNEQRGRGLFCDVTVIVEDRKFRAHRNILSASSTYFHQLFSVAGQVVELSFIRAEIFAEILNYIYSSKIVRVRSDLLDELIKSGQLLGVKFIAELGVPLSQVKSISGTAQDGNAETLPPGSGDKNLEMPKSKDEAQDNGATIMPIITESFSLSAEDYETKKIIVTDSDDDDDDVIFCSEILPAKETLPSTNAVTQVQPNPGSVAISDVAPGASNNSPPLPNVTPTQKLPTAVNQATLSQTQGSEKLLVSSAPTHLTPNIILLNQTPLTTPPNVSSSLPNHMSPSINLLVQNPQTPNSAILTGSKANEEEEEEIIDDDDDTISSSPDSAVSNTSLVPQAEIPPNATFDGPLIQKMQVPTLLQEPLSNSLKISDIITRNTNDAGLGSKHLMEGQKIITLDTATEIEGLSTGCKVYANIGEDTYDIVIPVKDDPDEGEARLENEIPKTSSGETANKRMKVKHDDHYELIVDGRVYYICIVCKRSYVCLTSLRRHFNIHSWEKKYPCRYCEKVFPLAEYRTKHEIHHTGERRYQCLACGKSFINYQFMSSHIKSVHSQDPSGDAKLYRLHPCRSLQIRQYAYLSDRSGSMPVMKDDGIGYKVDDGKEPAVGAASTPQNKPMTWEDIFIQQENDSIFKQNVTDGSTEFEFIIPESY; from the coding sequence ATGGAGAGTAGAAAACTGATTTCGGCTACAGACATTCAATACTCTGGCAGTCTGCTGAACTCCTTGAATGAGCAGCGTGGCCGTGGACTCTTCTGTGATGTTACCGTCATCGTGGAAGACCGAAAATTCCGGGCCCACAGGAATATTCTCTCAGCTTCTAGTACTTACTTCCATCAGCTCTTCTCGGTTGCTGGGCAAGTTGTTGAACTGAGCTTTATAAGAGCAGAGATCTTTGCAGAAATTCTCAATTATATCTATAGTTCTAAAATCGTTCGTGTTAGATCAGATTTACTTGATGAGCTGATTAAATCAGGACAGTTGTTAGGGGTTAAATTTATAGCAGAGCTTGGTGTCCCATTGTCACAGGTTAAAAGCATCTCAGGTACAGCTCAGGATGGTAATGCAGAGACCTTACCACCTGGTTCTGGTGACAAGAACCTTGAAATGCCAAAATCAAAAGATGAAGCCCAAGATAATGGGGCCACTATAATGCCTATTATAACAGAGTCTTTTTCCTTATCTGCTGAAGATTATGAGACAAAAAAGATTATTGTTACCGATTCAGACGATGATGACGATGATGTCATTTTCTGCTCTGAGATTCTGCCCGCAAAGGAGACTTTGCCGAGTACCAATGCAGTGACACAGGTCCAGCCTAACCCAGGTTCCGTTGCTATTTCAGATGTTGCTCCCGGTGCTAGTAATAACTCTCCCCCTTTACCAAATGTCACACCTACTCAGAAACTTCCTACTGCTGTGAATCAGGCAACTCTGAGCCAGACACAAGGAAGTGAAAAATTGCTGGTGTCTTCAGCCCCGACACATCTGACTCCCAACATTATTCTGTTAAATCAGACACCACTTACTACACCACCAAATGTCAGTTCTTCACTTCCAAATCATATGTCTCCTTCGATCAATTTACTTGTGCAGAATCCGCAGACACCAAACAGTGCTATTTTAACAGGAAGCAAGGCcaatgaagaggaggaggaggaaattatagatgatgatgatgacactATTAGCTCCAGTCCAGATTCGGCCGTCAGTAACACATCTTTGGTCCCACAGGCTGAAATCCCCCCGAATGCCACTTTTGATGGACCATTGATACAGAAGATGCAGGTTCCTACACTTCTGCAAGAGCcactttctaattctttaaagATTTCAGATATAATTACCAGAAACACTAACGATGCAGGTTTAGGATCAAAGCATCTAATGGAGGGTCAGAAGATCATTACTTTAGATACAGCCACTGAGATTGAAGGCTTGTCAACGGGTTGCAAGGTTTATGCAAATATCGGTGAAGATACTTATGACATAGTGATCCCAGTCAAAGATGACCCTGATGAAGGGGAGGCCAGACTTGAGAATGAGATACCAAAAACATCTAGCGGTGAGACGGCAAACAAGCGTATGAAAGTAAAACACGATGATCACTATGAGTTAATAGTAGATGGGAGGGTCTATTATATCTGTATTGTGTGCAAGAGGTCCTATGTCTGTCTGACAAGCTTGCGGAGACATTTTAACATTCATTCTTGGGAGAAGAAGTATCCTTGCCGTTACTGTGAGAAGGTATTTCCTCTGGCAGAATATCGCACAAAACATGAAATCCATCACACGGGGGAGCGAAGGTATCAGTGTTTGGCCTGTGGCAAATCTTTCATCAACTATCAGTTTATGTCTTCACACATAAAGTCAGTTCATAGTCAGGACCCTTCCGGGGACGCAAAGCTTTATCGTTTACATCCGTGCAGGTCCTTACAGATCAGACAATATGCGTATCTTTCTGATAGGTCAGGCTCTATGCCTGTAATGAAGGATGATGGTATTGGGTATAAGGTTGATGATGGGAAAGAACCTGCTGTAGGGGCCGCATCTACTCCTCAGAACAAGCCAATGACCTGGGAAGATATTTTTATTCAGCaggaaaatgattccatttttaaacaGAATGTAACAGATGGCAGTACTGAGTTTGAATTTATAATACCTGAATCTTACTGA